In Bos taurus isolate L1 Dominette 01449 registration number 42190680 breed Hereford unplaced genomic scaffold, ARS-UCD2.0 Leftover_ScbfJmS_610, whole genome shotgun sequence, a single window of DNA contains:
- the LOC112445739 gene encoding large ribosomal subunit protein eL8-like, which yields MGVPYCIIKGKARLGRLVHRKTCTTVAFTQVNSEDKSALAKLVEAIRTNYNDRYDEIRRHWGGNILGPKSVARIAKQEKTKAKELATKLG from the coding sequence ATGGGGGTTCCCTACTGCATCATCAAGGGCAAGGCCCGGCTGGGGCGCCTGGTGCACAGGAAGACGTGCACCACCGTAGCCTTCACACAAGTCAACTCGGAGGACAAGAGTGCCCTGGCTAAGCTGGTGGAAGCCATCAGGACCAATTACAACGACAGATACGATGAGATCCGTCGTCACTGGGGAGGCAACATCCTGGGGCCGAAGTCAGTGGCGCGCATCGCCAAGCAGGAAAAGACGAAGGCCAAAGAGCTGGCCACCAAGCTGGGCTGA
- the LOC100847880 gene encoding liprin-alpha-1-like, translated as MHRVLDVNHEQKTCQAPMERDPLSHEEDLAKVIDLQEVIEKQEQSQMEERLAALFAHVSELKEDLDTARKDLLNSEDVNRKLQQDVHEESLVTSVEPVLLERWEHAVWTLLRQLAWPSSRVF; from the exons ATGCACAGGGTGCTTGATGTAAATCATGAGCAAAAAACATGCCAAGCGCCAATGGAAAG AGACCCTCTAAGCCACGAGGAAGACCTGGCTAAGGTGATCGACCTCCAGGAAGTCATAGAGAAGCAGGAGCAGAGCCAGATGGAGGAGCGCCTGGCAGCCCTCTTTGCCCATGTGTCAGAGCTGAAGGAGGACCTGGACACGGCCAGGAAGGACCTCCTCAACTCCGAGGACGTGAACAGGAAACTGCAGCAGGATGTCCACGAA GAGAGTCTGGTGACGTCTGTGGAGCCCGTTCTCTTGGAGAGATGGGAGCATGCTGTGTGGACTCTGCTGAGGCAGCTTGCCTGGCCATCTTCTCGAGTTTTCTGA